One window of the Euwallacea similis isolate ESF13 chromosome 28, ESF131.1, whole genome shotgun sequence genome contains the following:
- the norpA gene encoding 1-phosphatidylinositol 4,5-bisphosphate phosphodiesterase isoform X2, with product MTKKFEFNWRIAVPEALLTGCVVDRWTEERDNYELEQRATFKVDDYGFFIYWKSDGREGDVIELCQVSDIRAGGVPKDARLLNSLIKRHGNDLEEKSLTICSGTDYININYQHIICPSPEVAKSWQASLREITHNNKMANICPRTALMKHWMRLGFLVDQKGKIPVKVIARTFASGRTEKLVYSFLAELGLPSEKNDSIEPEQFTFEKFYGLYHKICPRNDIEELFRMITQGKGDCMTVDQLINFLNEKQRDPRLNEILYPLYDEKRAIEIIQTYETDEELLKTNKLSKDGLIRYLMSDENAPVFLDRLDTYMDMDQPLCAYYINSSHNTYLSGRQFGGRSSVEMYRQVLLAGCRCVELDCWNGRGEDEEPIITHGRAMCTDILFKDVIYAIRDTAFVTSDFPVILSFENHCCKTQQLKLARYCEEIFGDLLLKEPLEDYPLVKGAPLPPPSCLKRKILIKNKRLKPDVERKELELFRRGELVIEDEEKEDANASTERLIPTDISVETPAADAPPGEGPEVATTYTGSTTSVHPLLSSMVNYAQPIKFQSFDMSEEKKIHHNMSSFSEPVGLNLLKQQAIEFVNYNKRQMSRIYPSGARANSSNYMPQVFWNAGCQMVSLNFQTSDLPMQLNQGKFEYNANCGYLLKPDFMRRPDRTFDPFAECPVDGVIAAQCSVQVIAGQFLSDKKIGTYVEVDMYGLPTDTIRKEFRTRLVPANGLNPVYNEEPFLFRKVVLPDLAVLRFGVYDENGRLLGQRILPLDGLQAGYRHISLRTDANFPMSLPMLFCNIELKIYVPDGFEDFMAALSDPRAFRDAREKQNEQMSSMGIEVTDQKAAEKQVKREERKIEPLVFEPITIESIKQDKAFQKTTKKQLKDYDTLKKKQQKEKGAVQKSQCVGIEKIIKGKSKTDVINDPAVRKLITEQTVEWSLLMEKHRKQEWEFLRTQLNDQRELLRKHMELLQTQQLRQLEAKHEKEIKEMNSQQAKIAVETGKEIANDKTLKTKKDKERRLKEKQQNNTKKFTEERKTAIIKQSREKERLQITHEKQLGSLSQDIQKMIDMYKNEEKEYNLSSKIEFFA from the exons GAGGGAGATGTTATAGAATTATGTCAAGTAAGTGATATAAGAGCAGGGGGAGTGCCCAAAGATGCTCGACTCCTTAACAGTCTCATAAAAAGGCATGGCAATGATCTAGAAGAGAAATCATTGACGATTTGCAGTGGAACTGATTACATTAACATCAATTACCAACATATTATTTGCCCATCCCCAGAAGTTGCAAAG AGCTGGCAAGCAAGTCTACGAGAAATCACTCACAATAACAAAATGGCAAATATTTGTCCTAGAACTGCCCTGATGAAACA TTGGATGCGATTAGGCTTCCTAGTAGATCAAAAAGGCAAAATACCAGTCAAAGTAATAGCCAGAACATTTGCTTCTGGTCGAACCGAGAAACTTGTCTATTCTTTCTTGGCTGAGCTGGGCCTGCCCAGTGAGAAAAACGACAGCATCGAGCCAGAACAGTTCACGTTCGAAAAGTTTTACGGGCTGTACCATAAAATTTGCCCAAGAAATGATATTGAGGAATTGTTTAGGATGAT AACTCAGGGAAAGGGTGATTGCATGACTGTGGATCAgctgattaattttttaaatgagaaacaGAGAGATCCAAGGCTTAATGAGATTTTGTATCCCTTGTACGACGAAAAGCGCGCCATTGAGATTATTCAGACATACGAAACCGACGAAGAACTGTTGAAAACTAACAAACTTAGCAAAGATGGGCTTATTAG ATATCTTATGTCGGACGAAAACGCTCCAGTGTTTCTCGACCGTCTAGACACCTACATGGACATGGATCAACCTTTATGCGCTTATTACATCAATTCAAGTCATAACACTTATCTCAGTGGTAGGCAGTTTGGTGGAAGGTCCTCCGTAGAAATGTACCGTCAAGTGTTATTGGCTGGATGTCGGTGTGTAGAATTAGATTGTTGGAATG GTAGAGGAGAGGATGAGGAGCCGATTATAACTCACGGCCGCGCAATGTGCACggatattttattcaaagatGTTATTTACGCAATCAGGGACACCGCATTTGTCACGTCCGACTTTCCGGTAATTTTATCGTTCGAAAATCATTGCTGTAAAACCCAACAGTTGAAGCTGGCCAGATATTGCGAGGAAATTTTCGGGGATTTGCTTTTAAAAGAACCTTTAGAGGATTATCCTCTGGTGAAAG GTGCGCCATTACCACCACCATCATgtctgaaaagaaaaattttaattaaaaataagaggCTCAAGCCGGATGTTGAGAGGAAGGAGCTGGAGTTGTTTCGTAGGGGAGAATTGGTAATTGAAGATGAAGAAAAGGAGGACGCGAATGCCAGTACTGAGAGGCTAATACCGACAGACATTTCAGTAGAG ACCCCCGCCGCTGATGCCCCTCCTGGAGAGGGACCAGAAGTTGCCACTACTTATACCGGATCTACAACAAGCGTGCATCCTCTTCTTAGTTCTATGGTGAACTACGCCCAACCGATCAAGTTTCAGAGTTTTGATATGTCTGAAG aaaagaaaatccaTCATAACATGTCCAGTTTCTCTGAGCCGGTGGGACTAAACTTGCTGAAGCAACAAGCCATAGAATTCGTTAATTACAACAAAAGGCAAATGTCCCGCATCTACCCCAGCGGAGCTCGAGCTAATTCCTCTAATTACATGCCGCAG GTGTTTTGGAATGCCGGCTGCCAAATGGTTTCGCTTAACTTCCAAACATCAGATTTACCAATGCAGTTGAATCAAGGCAAATTCGAATATAACGCGAACTGCGGGTATCTTTTGAAGCCGGACTTTATGCGGCGACCGGATCGAACTTTTGACCCTTTTGCCGAATGTCCAGTAGACGGGGTCATTGCCGCCCAATGTTCGGTGCAAGTTATTGCCGGGCAGTTTTTGTCTGATAAGAAG ATTGGCACATACGTCGAAGTTGACATGTACGGGCTGCCAACAGACACCATACGGAAAGAATTCAGAACTCGCTTGGTGCCTGCTAACGGTCTTAACCCAGTATACAACGAAGAACCCTTTTTGTTTCGCAAAGTCGTGCTACCAGATTTAGCAGTCCTGCGTTTCGGAGTCTACGACGAAAACGGACGCTTACTTGGACAGCGGATTTTACCATTAGATGGCTTACAA GCGGGATATCGTCATATCTCATTGCGAACCGATGCCAACTTTCCAATGTCTCTTCCAATGTTGTTCTGCAATATAGAACTGAAAATATACGTACCTGACGGATTTGAAGACTTTATGGCCGCACTAAGCGATCCACGGGCCTTTAGAGATGCCCGGGAGAAACAGAATGAGCAAATGTCGTCAATGGGCATTGAG GTTACGGATCAAAAAGCAGCTGAGAAGCAAGTGAAAAGGGAAGAACGGAAAATAG AACCATTAGTTTTCGAGCCCATAACCATTGAATCCATCAAGCAAGACAAAGCTTTCCAAAAAACCACTAAGAAACAGTTAAAGGATTACGATACCTTGAAAAAAAAGCAACAGAAAGAAAAAGGAGCCGTTCAGAAATCTCAGTGTGTTGgaatagaaaaaatcatcaaggGAAAAAG caAGACGGATGTAATAAACGACCCAGCAGTCAGAAAATTGATCACCGAACAGACTGTTGAATGGAGCTTGCTTATGGAGAAACACCGTAAACAAGAGTGGGAATTTTTACGCACCCAATTAAATGACCAACGCGAACTGTTACGCAAACATATGGAACTCCTGCAGACTCAGCAATTGCGACAGCTGGAAGCGAAACACGAGAAGGAAATTAAGGAAATGAATAGTCAACAGGCAAAAATTGCCGTGGAAACGGGCAAAGAG ATTGCGAATGACAAAAcgcttaaaacaaaaaaagacaaaGAACGCAGGCTGAAGGAAAAGCAGCAGAACAACACCAAGAAGTTTACTGAGGAGCGGAAAACTGCTATTATTAAGCAATCAAGGGAAAAGGAGAGGTTGCAAATAACTCATGAGAAGCAGTTAGGTTCGTTGTCGCAAGACATACAGAAAATGATCGatatgtataaaaatgaagagaaaGAGTACAATTTGTCgtcaaaaatcgaatttttcgcttaa
- the norpA gene encoding 1-phosphatidylinositol 4,5-bisphosphate phosphodiesterase isoform X1 has product MTKKFEFNWRIAVPEALLTGCVVDRWTEERDNYELEQRATFKVDDYGFFIYWKSDGREGDVIELCQVSDIRAGGVPKDARLLNSLIKRHGNDLEEKSLTICSGTDYININYQHIICPSPEVAKDWLDGLRKITHNVKANNICPMTCLKKHWMRLGFLVDQKGKIPVKVIARTFASGRTEKLVYSFLAELGLPSEKNDSIEPEQFTFEKFYGLYHKICPRNDIEELFRMITQGKGDCMTVDQLINFLNEKQRDPRLNEILYPLYDEKRAIEIIQTYETDEELLKTNKLSKDGLIRYLMSDENAPVFLDRLDTYMDMDQPLCAYYINSSHNTYLSGRQFGGRSSVEMYRQVLLAGCRCVELDCWNGRGEDEEPIITHGRAMCTDILFKDVIYAIRDTAFVTSDFPVILSFENHCCKTQQLKLARYCEEIFGDLLLKEPLEDYPLVKGAPLPPPSCLKRKILIKNKRLKPDVERKELELFRRGELVIEDEEKEDANASTERLIPTDISVETPAADAPPGEGPEVATTYTGSTTSVHPLLSSMVNYAQPIKFQSFDMSEEKKIHHNMSSFSEPVGLNLLKQQAIEFVNYNKRQMSRIYPSGARANSSNYMPQVFWNAGCQMVSLNFQTSDLPMQLNQGKFEYNANCGYLLKPDFMRRPDRTFDPFAECPVDGVIAAQCSVQVIAGQFLSDKKIGTYVEVDMYGLPTDTIRKEFRTRLVPANGLNPVYNEEPFLFRKVVLPDLAVLRFGVYDENGRLLGQRILPLDGLQAGYRHISLRTDANFPMSLPMLFCNIELKIYVPDGFEDFMAALSDPRAFRDAREKQNEQMSSMGIEVTDQKAAEKQVKREERKIEPLVFEPITIESIKQDKAFQKTTKKQLKDYDTLKKKQQKEKGAVQKSQCVGIEKIIKGKSKTDVINDPAVRKLITEQTVEWSLLMEKHRKQEWEFLRTQLNDQRELLRKHMELLQTQQLRQLEAKHEKEIKEMNSQQAKIAVETGKEIANDKTLKTKKDKERRLKEKQQNNTKKFTEERKTAIIKQSREKERLQITHEKQLGSLSQDIQKMIDMYKNEEKEYNLSSKIEFFA; this is encoded by the exons GAGGGAGATGTTATAGAATTATGTCAAGTAAGTGATATAAGAGCAGGGGGAGTGCCCAAAGATGCTCGACTCCTTAACAGTCTCATAAAAAGGCATGGCAATGATCTAGAAGAGAAATCATTGACGATTTGCAGTGGAACTGATTACATTAACATCAATTACCAACATATTATTTGCCCATCCCCAGAAGTTGCAAAG GATTGGTTGGATGGACTTAGAAAAATTACTCACAACGTTAAAGCTAACAATATTTGCCCAATGACTTGTCTGAAAAAACA TTGGATGCGATTAGGCTTCCTAGTAGATCAAAAAGGCAAAATACCAGTCAAAGTAATAGCCAGAACATTTGCTTCTGGTCGAACCGAGAAACTTGTCTATTCTTTCTTGGCTGAGCTGGGCCTGCCCAGTGAGAAAAACGACAGCATCGAGCCAGAACAGTTCACGTTCGAAAAGTTTTACGGGCTGTACCATAAAATTTGCCCAAGAAATGATATTGAGGAATTGTTTAGGATGAT AACTCAGGGAAAGGGTGATTGCATGACTGTGGATCAgctgattaattttttaaatgagaaacaGAGAGATCCAAGGCTTAATGAGATTTTGTATCCCTTGTACGACGAAAAGCGCGCCATTGAGATTATTCAGACATACGAAACCGACGAAGAACTGTTGAAAACTAACAAACTTAGCAAAGATGGGCTTATTAG ATATCTTATGTCGGACGAAAACGCTCCAGTGTTTCTCGACCGTCTAGACACCTACATGGACATGGATCAACCTTTATGCGCTTATTACATCAATTCAAGTCATAACACTTATCTCAGTGGTAGGCAGTTTGGTGGAAGGTCCTCCGTAGAAATGTACCGTCAAGTGTTATTGGCTGGATGTCGGTGTGTAGAATTAGATTGTTGGAATG GTAGAGGAGAGGATGAGGAGCCGATTATAACTCACGGCCGCGCAATGTGCACggatattttattcaaagatGTTATTTACGCAATCAGGGACACCGCATTTGTCACGTCCGACTTTCCGGTAATTTTATCGTTCGAAAATCATTGCTGTAAAACCCAACAGTTGAAGCTGGCCAGATATTGCGAGGAAATTTTCGGGGATTTGCTTTTAAAAGAACCTTTAGAGGATTATCCTCTGGTGAAAG GTGCGCCATTACCACCACCATCATgtctgaaaagaaaaattttaattaaaaataagaggCTCAAGCCGGATGTTGAGAGGAAGGAGCTGGAGTTGTTTCGTAGGGGAGAATTGGTAATTGAAGATGAAGAAAAGGAGGACGCGAATGCCAGTACTGAGAGGCTAATACCGACAGACATTTCAGTAGAG ACCCCCGCCGCTGATGCCCCTCCTGGAGAGGGACCAGAAGTTGCCACTACTTATACCGGATCTACAACAAGCGTGCATCCTCTTCTTAGTTCTATGGTGAACTACGCCCAACCGATCAAGTTTCAGAGTTTTGATATGTCTGAAG aaaagaaaatccaTCATAACATGTCCAGTTTCTCTGAGCCGGTGGGACTAAACTTGCTGAAGCAACAAGCCATAGAATTCGTTAATTACAACAAAAGGCAAATGTCCCGCATCTACCCCAGCGGAGCTCGAGCTAATTCCTCTAATTACATGCCGCAG GTGTTTTGGAATGCCGGCTGCCAAATGGTTTCGCTTAACTTCCAAACATCAGATTTACCAATGCAGTTGAATCAAGGCAAATTCGAATATAACGCGAACTGCGGGTATCTTTTGAAGCCGGACTTTATGCGGCGACCGGATCGAACTTTTGACCCTTTTGCCGAATGTCCAGTAGACGGGGTCATTGCCGCCCAATGTTCGGTGCAAGTTATTGCCGGGCAGTTTTTGTCTGATAAGAAG ATTGGCACATACGTCGAAGTTGACATGTACGGGCTGCCAACAGACACCATACGGAAAGAATTCAGAACTCGCTTGGTGCCTGCTAACGGTCTTAACCCAGTATACAACGAAGAACCCTTTTTGTTTCGCAAAGTCGTGCTACCAGATTTAGCAGTCCTGCGTTTCGGAGTCTACGACGAAAACGGACGCTTACTTGGACAGCGGATTTTACCATTAGATGGCTTACAA GCGGGATATCGTCATATCTCATTGCGAACCGATGCCAACTTTCCAATGTCTCTTCCAATGTTGTTCTGCAATATAGAACTGAAAATATACGTACCTGACGGATTTGAAGACTTTATGGCCGCACTAAGCGATCCACGGGCCTTTAGAGATGCCCGGGAGAAACAGAATGAGCAAATGTCGTCAATGGGCATTGAG GTTACGGATCAAAAAGCAGCTGAGAAGCAAGTGAAAAGGGAAGAACGGAAAATAG AACCATTAGTTTTCGAGCCCATAACCATTGAATCCATCAAGCAAGACAAAGCTTTCCAAAAAACCACTAAGAAACAGTTAAAGGATTACGATACCTTGAAAAAAAAGCAACAGAAAGAAAAAGGAGCCGTTCAGAAATCTCAGTGTGTTGgaatagaaaaaatcatcaaggGAAAAAG caAGACGGATGTAATAAACGACCCAGCAGTCAGAAAATTGATCACCGAACAGACTGTTGAATGGAGCTTGCTTATGGAGAAACACCGTAAACAAGAGTGGGAATTTTTACGCACCCAATTAAATGACCAACGCGAACTGTTACGCAAACATATGGAACTCCTGCAGACTCAGCAATTGCGACAGCTGGAAGCGAAACACGAGAAGGAAATTAAGGAAATGAATAGTCAACAGGCAAAAATTGCCGTGGAAACGGGCAAAGAG ATTGCGAATGACAAAAcgcttaaaacaaaaaaagacaaaGAACGCAGGCTGAAGGAAAAGCAGCAGAACAACACCAAGAAGTTTACTGAGGAGCGGAAAACTGCTATTATTAAGCAATCAAGGGAAAAGGAGAGGTTGCAAATAACTCATGAGAAGCAGTTAGGTTCGTTGTCGCAAGACATACAGAAAATGATCGatatgtataaaaatgaagagaaaGAGTACAATTTGTCgtcaaaaatcgaatttttcgcttaa
- the AIF gene encoding apoptosis-inducing factor 1, mitochondrial, giving the protein MIRARQILNITKVIQIGKAPFVTCRNDYSFKRPLLASTSLLSSRSCLSSDGGKKKPSSKSCGESNELGKLPQCEGSWQENGRKQKQKMRRMLLFGVLFAAASIGAVYYIGMEDTPDKKKQTGKKKGKVEAFKDPQSSQDIPKDVPYLLIGGGTASFTAFRAIKSLDPTAKVLIVTNEAYFPYMRPPLSKEIWFSDNKTVTQNLTFKQWNGSERSLFYEPEDFYISCKDLMDSEHGGVAVARGWTIKHLDVMEKLAYLEDGVAIKYNKCLIATGATPRLTPVFQVATADDNLKNHIKLFRNIDDFKEIFEAFEDAKSIAIVGGGFLGSELACAFGRKDDKKTKEIFQIFRETGNMGKVLPEYLSFWTSDKVRAEGVKVVPKTEVVGVKLKDGKVELTLNSGKTLLVDFVVVTTGVEPNTQLAEKSDLEVDPELGGYLVNTELQARTDLYVAGDSACFYDSRLGRRRIEHHDHAVVSGRLAGENMAGARNAYWHQSMFWSDLGPEVGYEAIGIVDSSLPTVAVFAKQTEKDTPLAVVEETGEGDRSKTEELPQECEKYLSDEEKQKLKESKRLLPNANNGEDYGKGVIFYLRDDVVVGIVLWNVFNRMSIARQVLKDQKKYDDLNEVAKLFNIHGEE; this is encoded by the exons ATGATTCGTGCCAGGCAAATCTTGAACATAACAAAAGTTATACAAATAGGAAAGGCCCCATTTGTCACTTGCCGAAATGATTATTCTTTTAAAA GACCTTTACTGGCCTCAACTTCACTTTTGTCTTCAAGAAGCTGTTTGAGTAGTGATGGAGGCAAAAAG aAACCTTCTTCAAAATCTTGTGGTGAGTCTAATGAATTAGGCAAATTACCCCAATGTGAAGGGTCATGGCAAGAAAACGGAAGAAAACAGAAGCAAAAAATGAGAAGAATGCTATTATTTGGAGTTTTATTTGCAGCAGCCTCAATAGGAGCT GTATATTATATTGGAATGGAAGATACCCCTGACAAGAAAAAGCAGACTGGCAAAAAGAAAGGGAAAGTTG AAGCATTTAAAGATCCCCAGTCATCTCAAGACATTCCAAAAGATGTGCCCTATCTGCTTATTGGTGGAGGCACAGCCTCCTTCACTGCTTTCAGAGCCATCAAATCCTTAGATCCGACAGCAAAG GTATTGATAGTAACCAATGAAGCATATTTCCCTTATATGAGGCCACCACTTTCAAAGGAAATTTGGTTTAGTGATAATAAAACTGTAActcaaaatttgacttttaaacAGTGGAATGGATCTGAAAGGAG tttgttttATGAGCCagaagatttttatatttcatgtAAAGACTTAATGGATAGTGAGCATGGAGGTGTGGCAGTGGCCAGAGGCTGGACAATTAAGCATTTAGATGTTATGGAAAAGTTGGCCTATTTAGAAGATGGAGTTGCAATTAAATACAACAAATGTTTAATAGCAACAG GTGCCACTCCCAGACTCACCCCAGTATTCCAAGTAGCGACGGCAGATGATAACCTGAAAAATCATATCAaactttttagaaatattgacgattttaaagaaatatttgaagcCTTTGAGGATGCGAAGTCGATAGCAATAGTGGGTGGGGGATTTTTAGGAAGCGAATTAGCTTGTGCATTTGGTAGAAAAG ATGATAAGAAAACTAaggagatatttcaaatatttagagAAACAGGGAACATGGGCAAAGTCTTGCCagaatatttaagtttttggacATCAGATAAAGTGAGGGCAGAGGGAGTAAAG GTGGTGCCGAAAACAGAAGTGGTAGGAGTAAAATTGAAAGACGGCAAAGTAGAATTAACGTTAAACAGCGGGAAGACCCTTCTAGTCGATTTCGTAGTCGTGACTACCGGAGTCGAACCAAATACGCAGTTGGCAGAAAAATCTGATTTGGAAGTGGATCCAGAACTCGGTGGATATTTAGTAAATACAGAACTACAG GCTCGAACTGATTTATACGTCGCTGGTGACAGCGCCTGTTTTTATGATTCTCGTCTAGGCAGACGACGAATTGAGCATCATGATCATGCTGTTGTGTCCGGGCGATTAGCTG GCGAAAACATGGCAGGGGCACGTAACGCCTATTGGCACCAAAGCATGTTCTGGAGCGATTTAGGACCAGAAGTTGGCTATGAGGCCATCGGCATAGTGGACTCGTCCCTACCCACTGTGGCCGTGTTTGCTAAACAAACCGAGAAAGACACGCCTTTAGCGGTTGTAGAAGAGACTGGAGAAGGCGACAGATCAAAGACTGAAGAA CTTCCACAAGAATGCGAAAAATATCTCTCAGacgaagaaaaacaaaaacttaaagaaTCAAAAAGGCTGCTACCAAATGCCAACAATGGGGAGGATTACGGAAAAGGAGTCATTTTTTACTTGCGCGATGATGTAGTGGTAGGAATTGTCCTCTGGAACGTTTTCAATCGTATGTCGATTGCGCGGCAAGTGCTCAAAGATCAAAAGAAATACGACGACCTTAACGAAGTGGCTAAATTGTTTAACATACACGGAgaggaataa